The following proteins come from a genomic window of Takifugu rubripes chromosome 11, fTakRub1.2, whole genome shotgun sequence:
- the poldip2 gene encoding polymerase delta-interacting protein 2 isoform X1, with protein MAACALRRGLLSAVSKYNKRHTHRVLSIVDSHSVFEATRPLLQCQACGLSGGAQLRRFMSSRNRPEGKILETVGVFEAVKQHGKYETGQLFLHSVFGYRGIVLFPWHARLYDRDITPPMSDSKREPPGTHGSKEVKGKTHTYYQVLIDTRDCPHISQRSQTEAVTFLANHDDSRALYAIPGLDYVSHEDILPYNSAEQLPIQHELFERFLLYNPAKSPPFTARDTLKAWQEKNHPWLELSDVHRETTENIRVTVIPFYMGMREAQNSHVYWWRYCIRLENMGSEVVQLRERHWRIFSLSGTLETVRGRGVVGREPVLSKEQPAFQYSSHVSLQAPSGHMWGTFRIERTDGSHFDVRIPPFSLESNKDDKAPPAGYTF; from the exons ATGGCGGCCTGTGCACTTCGCAGAGGTCTGCTGAGCGCTGTCAGTAAATACAACAAAAGACACACGCACCGAGTGCTGAGCATCGTTGACAGCCACAGTGTTTTTGAGGCGACCCGGCCGCTCTTACAATGCCAAGCGTGTGGACTGTCCGGTGGCGCTCAGCTGAGAAGGTTCATGTCGTCACG GAACAGACCCGAGGGGAAAATCTTGGAGACGGTGGGAGTGTTTGAAGCTGTGAAGCAGCACGGCAAATATGAAACCGGACAG ctcttcctccacagcgTGTTTGGCTACAGAGGCATCGTCCTGTTTCCCTGGCACGCCCGACTCTATGACAGAGACATCACCCCGCCCATGTCCGACAG CAAACGGGAGCCCCCCGGAACTCACGGCTCCAAGGAGGTGAAGGGGAAAACCCACACCTACTACCAGGTCCTGATCGACACCAGAGACTGTCCTCATATA TCTCAGCGGTCCCAGACGGAAGCAGTGACGTTTCTGGCCAACCACGACGACAGCAGAGCCCTGTACGCCATCCCAG GTCTGGATTACGTGAGCCATGAAGACATCTTGCCATATAACTCCGCGGAGCAGCTTCCCATCCAACACGAGCTGTTCGAGCGCTTCCTCTTGTACAACCCTGCTAAAT CGCCTCCATTCACAGCCAGGGACACCCTGAAGGCCTGGCAGGAGAAGAACCACCCCTGGCTGGAGCTGTCCGATGTCCACAGGGAGACCACGGAGAACATCCGCGTCACCGTTATCCCCTTTTACATGGGAATGAGG GAGGCTCAGAACTCTCATGTTTACTGG TGGCGGTACTGCATTCGTCTGGAGAACATGGGCAGTGAGGTGGTCCAACTGAGGGAGAGGCACTGGAGGATCTTCAGCCTGTCAGGAACCCTGGAAACGGTCCGCGGACGAGGAGTCGTCGGGAGG GAGCCTGTTTTATCGAAAGAACAACCAGCGTtccagtacagcagccacgtgtCTTTACAGGCCCCGAGTGGACACATGTG gggGACGTTCCGCATCGAAAGAACCGACGGTTCCCACTTCGACGTTCGCATTCCTCCTTTCTCCCTGGAGAGCAACAAAGATGACaaagcgccccctgctggctacACTTTCTAA
- the poldip2 gene encoding polymerase delta-interacting protein 2 isoform X2 has product MAACALRRGLLSAVSKYNKRHTHRVLSIVDSHSVFEATRPLLQCQACGLSGGAQLRRFMSSRPEGKILETVGVFEAVKQHGKYETGQLFLHSVFGYRGIVLFPWHARLYDRDITPPMSDSKREPPGTHGSKEVKGKTHTYYQVLIDTRDCPHISQRSQTEAVTFLANHDDSRALYAIPGLDYVSHEDILPYNSAEQLPIQHELFERFLLYNPAKSPPFTARDTLKAWQEKNHPWLELSDVHRETTENIRVTVIPFYMGMREAQNSHVYWWRYCIRLENMGSEVVQLRERHWRIFSLSGTLETVRGRGVVGREPVLSKEQPAFQYSSHVSLQAPSGHMWGTFRIERTDGSHFDVRIPPFSLESNKDDKAPPAGYTF; this is encoded by the exons ATGGCGGCCTGTGCACTTCGCAGAGGTCTGCTGAGCGCTGTCAGTAAATACAACAAAAGACACACGCACCGAGTGCTGAGCATCGTTGACAGCCACAGTGTTTTTGAGGCGACCCGGCCGCTCTTACAATGCCAAGCGTGTGGACTGTCCGGTGGCGCTCAGCTGAGAAGGTTCATGTCGTCACG ACCCGAGGGGAAAATCTTGGAGACGGTGGGAGTGTTTGAAGCTGTGAAGCAGCACGGCAAATATGAAACCGGACAG ctcttcctccacagcgTGTTTGGCTACAGAGGCATCGTCCTGTTTCCCTGGCACGCCCGACTCTATGACAGAGACATCACCCCGCCCATGTCCGACAG CAAACGGGAGCCCCCCGGAACTCACGGCTCCAAGGAGGTGAAGGGGAAAACCCACACCTACTACCAGGTCCTGATCGACACCAGAGACTGTCCTCATATA TCTCAGCGGTCCCAGACGGAAGCAGTGACGTTTCTGGCCAACCACGACGACAGCAGAGCCCTGTACGCCATCCCAG GTCTGGATTACGTGAGCCATGAAGACATCTTGCCATATAACTCCGCGGAGCAGCTTCCCATCCAACACGAGCTGTTCGAGCGCTTCCTCTTGTACAACCCTGCTAAAT CGCCTCCATTCACAGCCAGGGACACCCTGAAGGCCTGGCAGGAGAAGAACCACCCCTGGCTGGAGCTGTCCGATGTCCACAGGGAGACCACGGAGAACATCCGCGTCACCGTTATCCCCTTTTACATGGGAATGAGG GAGGCTCAGAACTCTCATGTTTACTGG TGGCGGTACTGCATTCGTCTGGAGAACATGGGCAGTGAGGTGGTCCAACTGAGGGAGAGGCACTGGAGGATCTTCAGCCTGTCAGGAACCCTGGAAACGGTCCGCGGACGAGGAGTCGTCGGGAGG GAGCCTGTTTTATCGAAAGAACAACCAGCGTtccagtacagcagccacgtgtCTTTACAGGCCCCGAGTGGACACATGTG gggGACGTTCCGCATCGAAAGAACCGACGGTTCCCACTTCGACGTTCGCATTCCTCCTTTCTCCCTGGAGAGCAACAAAGATGACaaagcgccccctgctggctacACTTTCTAA